The Alphaproteobacteria bacterium genomic interval CTGTTCCAGGGCGCCAGCGCGTTCATCGACGTCGTCCGCCAAAACGAACTGATCCAACTCGTCCGCCAGATCGAAGTCCGCGCCCAACGCCAAGTCGATCTCGAAAACGACCGCGTGCGCGCCGGGCAGGGTCTTGCCGCCGACGTCCTGCTCGCCCGCCAGCGCCTGCAGCGGGCGCGCGAACGACGGGTCGTGTTCAACGGCAGTTTGCAGGATTCCTTTACCCGGTATCGGCAGTTGTTCGGCGAATTCCCCGACCCGGTCAACATGGAAACCCCGGTGCCGCCGATCGACCTGCTGCCGACGTCGCTGGACGAGGCGTTGCGCATCGCGCGGCGCAGCCACCCGCTCATCGCCAACGCCAACAATTTGGTCGATGCCGCGCGAGCGCGCCAGCATTCGGCGCAGTCCAATCTGTTCCCCCGCGTCGACCTCGTCGGACGCGCCAATTTCGAAAGCGACCTCAACGACACGCCGGGTGTGCGACGCGACGCGTCGGTCTTGGTGCAAGCGACGTGGGATCTCTTCACCGGGTTTTCGGTCCAGTCCAACATCGCGGTTTCGGCCTTCGACCATGCCGCCAACCTGAGCAACCTCCATCTCACCGGCCTGCGCATCGACGAAGAGGTGCGCTTTTCCTGGCAAGCCCTCAAGACCGGGTGCGAGCGGCGCTTCTTGCTCGAAAACGCGCTGGAGATTTCGCTCTTGGTGCTCGATCAACGCCGTACCCTGCAAGCGGCCGGCCGCGAAACCGCTTTGCGCGTGCTCGACGCCGAAACCGAAGTCACCGACGCGCAAATCAACCTCGCGGCGGCGGTCTTCACCGAGATGACGACGGTCTACCGCGCGGTTCTGTCCATCGGCCGCCTCGACGTTGGCACGTTGAACGATGCCGCGGCCTTTGCCCGCTCCAGCGAAGCGACGCCGACGATGATCGATTGGTGCCGTCAGTATGCCAATCTGGAACTGCGCCAGGATGCGCCGCTGCCGACAGCGGCCGACGCGGCCCGCGCCGCCGACCCGTTCGCCTTCCGCGGCGACGACCTCGGAACCGACGCGACATCCGACAACCCCTTCGCCCAATCGGACACTGGCGCGACCGACACCGATCCCTTCGCCGGTTCGGACGACACCGACGAGAATCCCTTCGCCTCGATCATCGACAACGAGGATGCGCCCGAACCCGACGCCGGGGCTGGCCTCACCCCGCTGTTCGACGATGACACCGACGTGATCTTTGAGGACACCGACACCCTTGACGCGGGAACCGAGGATCGCGATGTATCCCCCGAGCCCCCGGCGGGGCTCGCGCTCGGCGACGACCGTACCCTGTCGGCGCCCGCCGAGTCGGCCCGGGATCCCACCCTCGGGGCCCAGGAGTTCTTCGATTTCGATGCGGACGATGACATCACCCGAAACCGCACCCCCGATCTTTAGGCGCCGCTTGGTGTGGCCCGCCGCGGTGCGCGCCGGTACTCTCCTCGGCGCCGCGGTCCTCGTCTTCGGGCTATTCGCCGCCACGCCCATCGCGGCGCAAACCCCGGGCGGCTCGCTCCTGGCCAAGGCCGCGCAGAAATCGGGCAAGCCGTTCAAGGAATGCGACGAATGCCCCGAGATGGTAGCGATCCCGTCCGGCAACTACTGGATGGGCCGCGACGACGGCAAAAGCGTGGAGACCCCGGCGGTGCCGGTCGCCGTCCTCAAACCCTTCGCGCTCAGCCGCTATGAGGTGACTTGGGACGAGTGGCTCGCCTGCGTCGAGGCCGGGCCGTGCACTCACATCCCGAGCGATCACCATTGGGGGCGCGGCCGCCAGCCGATCATGAACATCACCTGGCAGGACGCCCAGGACTATGTCGGCTTCCTACGCGCGCGCACCGGCCAGCCCTACCGTCTCCCGGTCGAGGCCGAATGGGAATACGCCGCGCGCGCCGGCACCGATACCTTCTTCCCCTGGGGCGACGAGGCCGGCACCTACAACGCCAACTGCCGCAAGTGCGGCACGCCGTGGGATGGCCAGGGCAACGCCCCGGTCGGCACCTTCAAGCCCAATGCGTTCGGGCTCTACGATATGCACGGCAACGTCTGGGAATGGACCGAGGATTGCTGGAACCCGACCCACGACGGCGCGCCGACGATCGCTCGCGCTCGCACCGACGGCGATTGCGAACGCCGCGTCATCCGCTCGGGCTCGTGGTACTACATCCCCCGACTGATGGCCTCGACCTACCGCGATCGCCACCCGGCCAAACTATTTTCCTACAATATCGGCATCCGCGTCGCGCGCGACCTGGACTAGCGCGCACGCCGCCACAGCCCTAAGCCGGGCTCAGTCGGTGGCCGCGCGGTCCCGGCCGGCGCCGCCGGCGTCGTCGGTTTCCCGCACCGGGGCCTTGGCGAAATCGGCCCATTTGTCGCGCCCGCCGCGGTTGTCGAGGACGTGGAGCAGCGCCGAGACCGCGCGCCGGTCGTAGCGTTTGTCGCGCTCTTGCATCAGTTCGCCCGTCGCGTCCTCGACGCTGCGGCCCTCCTTACGGTAGGACCGCGGACTGACCATTGCGACGAACGCATTGGCGACCGCGATGATCCGCGCCGCAAGGTTGATCTCCTCGCCCTTGAGGCCCCGGGGCCGGCCGCTCCCGTCCGCGTGCTCCTGCACCTGGCCGATGATCTCGACCACCGGCCCATCGAATTCGACGTGGGACAGCATATCGGCGCCCTTTTGGATTTGGGTCCGTACCAACTCGATCTCGTCCGGGGTCAACGGCCCTTCGCGGCGCAACCACTCTCCACGCACCCGGGTCTTGCCGATGTTCATCAACTGCGCGGCGATGTCGATGGTACGAATGGCCTTGCTGTCGAGATCCATCTCCTTGGCCATCGCCGTCGCCACCTCGCCGACGCGCGAGGCGTGGTGCGCGCAATAGGGATCGCGCTGGCCGACCACATCGACCAGCGTTTCTACCAGTTCGCGGAACACCCGTTCGCGCTGCTCGCGCTCCTCCATCAGCTCGGTGATGTCGTCCAACATCATCAGCACCGCCGCCGGATGGTCGCGGTCGCCGCGCAAGGGATAGTGCGTGGAGCGGATTAGGTGGTGACCCTTTTCGTCGTCGAACTCGTTGATGTGGGTGATGCGCTCCTGATTCGCGATGATCTCCTCGGCGCGGAGCAGGATTTCCTTGTTCAGCTTCTCGAACGACTTGGCGCGGACCGGCCCCATGACGTTAGCCATGGTCGTCTTCATCATCGCGTCGACGTCCATCCCGGCATTGTCGGCGGCAGTCTTGTTGGCAAACGTGTATTGGCCCTCCGCCGTCACCGCGATCATTTCGGTGGGTTGGCTGTCGGTGACCACACGCAGGAACTTACCCAGGTTCTGGAATCGTTCGGCAGCGAGCCGGAAACGCTCGGCCGCGGCGGCGGCGCGGATCGAGGTGCCGTGGCGCCAAACCGCGACGATCATCACCAGCGTCACGACGATGACCAAGATGAACACGATCAGCATCGTCGTCAGGCGGGATTCGGCGGCCGATAGGGCTTCGGCGGTGCTGACCTTGCGCACCACGACCCACGGTGCCGCCGACAGCGTGCGCCCGGTGACCAGAACCTCTTCGTTGTTGTAGTCGACTTTGCGGCCGAATCCGCCCGCGGTATCGATGACGTAGGCCGACGCAAGATCCGGTGTATCGCGCGCCATCACCCGGCGCAGCGGCGCGGTCCCGTCCTTCAACGGCGACAGGAACTCCACGTTCGGACCGCGCGTGCGCACGATATAGGTCTCGGCGGTTTCCTCGATCTCGCCGGGCTGGCGCAGCAAACGGTAGAGATCGTCGCCGACGATCCGAATGCCAATGATCGTGCCCAGCACCTCGCTGGTGCCGGCATCGGCCTGGATGCCGAAGACCGGCAGCGAAAAGCCCATCGTCGGCTGGTCGCTATTGCCAAGATACATGTCCAGCAGCCCGCGCTCACCGCGCGGCGTTTTTTGCAGGAACTCGCGGATCGGCCCGGCGATCGGCGGCATCGTCGGCGTCGCCACCAACACCTTGCCGTTAGGGTCGAGCAACGCCATCCCGGCCAAGCCGACGCGTTCGACATTGGCATTCAGGTCCGGGCCGGTCAGCGGCTCCGTGAATTTCGCCCGCTCTGCCGTCGCGATCAGCAAGTTGCGCAGGTAGCCGGCTTCGCCAAGTTCGTCGGAATCCGCGTCGTCGCCCAGCAACGACAGTTCGGTCACGTAAAGCTGCAACGAGGCGTTCTCGCCCAAGCCGCGGATCGCCGCGAACTGATCGTCGATCCAGTCGTTGATCGCCCCGGCGCGGCTGTCGGCGACGATCCCGAGGCGGATCTGCCAATCCTGCATTTCGCGCTGGCGTTCGGAATCGACGAATCGAAAGACGAAGAAAACGCCCAGAACCGCGATCACCGCGAGGGTGAGCGCGGCCAATACCACGGTTTTGTTGACGCCCCGCGGGACGTCGTCTTCGGGCATTTCGGCCATCGGTCGGGGTCCGCCGTTCCCTCGTCAATCAGCGCCTGACTCTAGTGGCCGCTCCCCGCCCGGACAATGGCCACCCCCCGAAAAACCGGGGCTCCCGGCGGCAATCGCTCACGCAAGCATGAATTCCCGCGCGCTACCGGGCGGCGTATGATGGAGGCCGTTGAAAGATCTTGGGGTGTCAGAACCGATGACACGGGTGTCGATAAGGCTTCGCAGTGGCGCCGCCGGTGCCGTCCTGGTCGCGGCCGCACTGGCGCTGACCCCAGCCGCCTTTGCGGCAGACGCCGGCGCCGGTAAGCCCAGCCTGTGGGGCACCGTGGCGGTCGAGAAAGACAGCCTCGCGCCCTTCCCCAAATGGACCGAAGCGCTGGCCCGCTTCAAGGAAGAGGCCAAAAAGAACAGCGGCGAGTGCAAGGTCACCGCCGAAGAAAAATGCGAATTCAAAACCTGGGTGGCCTTCCTCAACAAGGTCAAGAACGAGCCGACCGCGGTCAAGCTCGAACAGGTCAACGCCTTCATGAACCAAGCCAAATACATCGTCGATCCGATCAATTGGAGCGTGAAGGACTATTGGGCGACCCCCGCCCAATTCTTCAAACGCTTCGGCGATTGCGAGGATTTTGCGGTGGCCAAGTTCATGTCCCTGGCTGCCCTCGGCGTCGACCGCGATTCGATGCGCATCGTCGTTTTGCAAGACCTCAACCTCAAGGTCGCCCACGCCGTCCTCGCGGTCGAGCTCGACGGCAAGACCTGGATCCTCGACAACCAAATCAAACAAGTCATCGACGCCGACCGCATCCGCCACTACCGCCCGGTCTATTCGGTCAACGAAAAGGGCTGGTGGCTGCACAAGGGCGCGTAACCGCCCACCGTCGCTACACGAACAAAGAGAACGCCTCCCCCTGCGCGCAGAGGGGGGTCGCCTCACCCCACCCCCCCCGGCGCATCATTCCGGAACAAAAAAAGGCCCGCAAACTGAGGGCCTTTTTTTTCCTAGGTGCACGATCCCCGTTAGATGATCTCGATATTGTCCGCCGTGACGTCGTCGCCGCTGACGGTCGCAATCGTCTGGTAGCTGTCCTCAGGCGCACCAGCGCCCTGGTAGAACAGTGTGTTGCTGTCATCGTCGAAGCCAATCTTGGAACCGTCCTCGCCGATGATGGTGAAGTTCGAGCCCTGATGTTCGACCGTGTAGTTGCCGAACCCGCCGAAGTCCTCGCCGTCGAAGCGGAACATGTCCTTGTCATTGTCGAAGCCGACCACGGTATCGCCACCCTCGGACGCCGCGTTGTACAGGAAGATGTCGTTGCCCGAGCCGCCGTCGAGGATGTCCGCGCCGTCGCCACCGATGATGATGTCGTTGCCGGAGTCACCGTCGATTTCGTCATCGCCGGCGCCGCCGTAGAGCACGTCGTTGCCGTCGTCGCCCTCGAGTTCGTCGTCGCCCACGCCGCCGTACAGCGTGTCGTTGCCTCTGCCGCCTTCGAGTTCGTCGTCGCCTTCGTCGCCGTAGAGCGTGTCGTCGCCGTCATCGCCCTCGATTTCGTCGTCGCCGGCACCGCCGTAGACAATGTCATCGCCGGACCCAGCCTCGATTTCGTCGTCGCCGGCATCGCCGTAGATGGTGTCGTCGCCCGAGCCGCCGTCGATTTCGTCGTCGCCAGCACCGCCGTGGAGGACGTCCTCGCCCGAGCCGCCGTCGATTTCGTCGTCGCCGGCGCCGCCATAGACCGTGTCGTCGCCCGAGCCCGCGTCGATCTCGTCGTCGCCGCCCAGGGTATCCCAGCTTCCGGCCATGTAGGTGTCGGCGATGGCGTCATCGCTGAGTGCGCTGTCGAAGAAGGCCACCTCGTCCATGGCGCCTTCGAAATAATCGCGCAGGTAATTCGCGGTGCCGTCACTGCTGTAGGTTTGCGACGCGCCAAGCACGATCGGCTCTTCGTTGTTGGCGATCCCACCGGTGTAGGAATCGGTGTCCACTTCTTGGCCGTTGATGTAGAGCGCCATGCCCGCGGCA includes:
- a CDS encoding TolC family protein; translated protein: MKRVSVGMLVGQHNAVRMLAAVLTVAALGMTAPARAVTLEEALSDLAGTHPAIRTDEERVNSADQRLRGTKAFFLPTVSLTGDYGYERIDSPTRRSTRGKPAKELRESMTLNLRQNLFDGFQKNFERRGAVEDKAAAVDFLENTEQSTLFQGASAFIDVVRQNELIQLVRQIEVRAQRQVDLENDRVRAGQGLAADVLLARQRLQRARERRVVFNGSLQDSFTRYRQLFGEFPDPVNMETPVPPIDLLPTSLDEALRIARRSHPLIANANNLVDAARARQHSAQSNLFPRVDLVGRANFESDLNDTPGVRRDASVLVQATWDLFTGFSVQSNIAVSAFDHAANLSNLHLTGLRIDEEVRFSWQALKTGCERRFLLENALEISLLVLDQRRTLQAAGRETALRVLDAETEVTDAQINLAAAVFTEMTTVYRAVLSIGRLDVGTLNDAAAFARSSEATPTMIDWCRQYANLELRQDAPLPTAADAARAADPFAFRGDDLGTDATSDNPFAQSDTGATDTDPFAGSDDTDENPFASIIDNEDAPEPDAGAGLTPLFDDDTDVIFEDTDTLDAGTEDRDVSPEPPAGLALGDDRTLSAPAESARDPTLGAQEFFDFDADDDITRNRTPDL
- a CDS encoding formylglycine-generating enzyme family protein, which gives rise to MTSPETAPPIFRRRLVWPAAVRAGTLLGAAVLVFGLFAATPIAAQTPGGSLLAKAAQKSGKPFKECDECPEMVAIPSGNYWMGRDDGKSVETPAVPVAVLKPFALSRYEVTWDEWLACVEAGPCTHIPSDHHWGRGRQPIMNITWQDAQDYVGFLRARTGQPYRLPVEAEWEYAARAGTDTFFPWGDEAGTYNANCRKCGTPWDGQGNAPVGTFKPNAFGLYDMHGNVWEWTEDCWNPTHDGAPTIARARTDGDCERRVIRSGSWYYIPRLMASTYRDRHPAKLFSYNIGIRVARDLD
- a CDS encoding HD domain-containing phosphohydrolase, with the protein product MAEMPEDDVPRGVNKTVVLAALTLAVIAVLGVFFVFRFVDSERQREMQDWQIRLGIVADSRAGAINDWIDDQFAAIRGLGENASLQLYVTELSLLGDDADSDELGEAGYLRNLLIATAERAKFTEPLTGPDLNANVERVGLAGMALLDPNGKVLVATPTMPPIAGPIREFLQKTPRGERGLLDMYLGNSDQPTMGFSLPVFGIQADAGTSEVLGTIIGIRIVGDDLYRLLRQPGEIEETAETYIVRTRGPNVEFLSPLKDGTAPLRRVMARDTPDLASAYVIDTAGGFGRKVDYNNEEVLVTGRTLSAAPWVVVRKVSTAEALSAAESRLTTMLIVFILVIVVTLVMIVAVWRHGTSIRAAAAAERFRLAAERFQNLGKFLRVVTDSQPTEMIAVTAEGQYTFANKTAADNAGMDVDAMMKTTMANVMGPVRAKSFEKLNKEILLRAEEIIANQERITHINEFDDEKGHHLIRSTHYPLRGDRDHPAAVLMMLDDITELMEEREQRERVFRELVETLVDVVGQRDPYCAHHASRVGEVATAMAKEMDLDSKAIRTIDIAAQLMNIGKTRVRGEWLRREGPLTPDEIELVRTQIQKGADMLSHVEFDGPVVEIIGQVQEHADGSGRPRGLKGEEINLAARIIAVANAFVAMVSPRSYRKEGRSVEDATGELMQERDKRYDRRAVSALLHVLDNRGGRDKWADFAKAPVRETDDAGGAGRDRAATD
- a CDS encoding transglutaminase-like cysteine peptidase gives rise to the protein MTRVSIRLRSGAAGAVLVAAALALTPAAFAADAGAGKPSLWGTVAVEKDSLAPFPKWTEALARFKEEAKKNSGECKVTAEEKCEFKTWVAFLNKVKNEPTAVKLEQVNAFMNQAKYIVDPINWSVKDYWATPAQFFKRFGDCEDFAVAKFMSLAALGVDRDSMRIVVLQDLNLKVAHAVLAVELDGKTWILDNQIKQVIDADRIRHYRPVYSVNEKGWWLHKGA